Sequence from the Desulfotignum phosphitoxidans DSM 13687 genome:
TCTTTTTCCAGGAAACTGGCCGCCGGCAGGATCACGTCGCACAGCATGGCCGTCGGCGTCATGAAAAGATCTACGCACACGGTGAAATCCAGCTTTTTGATGGCATCCCGCCATTTGCCGGGTTCCATGCCCGTGCAGGCAATGGGGTTGGCCGTCTGGATCCACATGCCCTTGATCGCATAGGGATCGCCGGAAAAGATCTGTTCCAGCACTTTGTCCGGCTGGGCCCAGGCCCTGAAATCCTTGATAGGACCGTAGTCGTTCATGCCGATGCGCTTTTTGGCCACCTCTTCAGGCAGGCTCAGAATCGCGCCCCCGGAATGATAGGGATAGGTCACCACATCACAGGCATACCGGGCAATGGCATTGCCGCCGGGGACATCCAGGTTCCCGGTCATGCACCACAGATGGTTGATGGCCTGGGACGTGGGAATGGTGGAGGGAATGGTGTCGATGGGAAGCCCCCAGTGCAGGGCGGACGGCGCGCTTTTCGCATACATCCGGGCCCCTTGAACGATTTTGTCCGCCGGCACCCAGGTGATTTCCGACACCTTTTCAGGGGTATAGGCGGCCGCGTTTTCCTGGTACCGGGTCCAGACGGTTTTAACGGCGGCAGCGGATCCGTCCGCCAGGGTCACGCTGAATGCACCCGTCAAAGACGGCGCTGTGTCCGGCTTTTTATAAGACTGATCGTTGGAATCCCACACCACAAAGTCGCCCGAGGCAGCATCATGCACCACGAAATTCTCATCTGATCCGCCGGCCCGGATATGGCTTTCCCGCAGCAGTAAAGGTCCTGCATCCTTTTCCATGACCAGGAACGGGGCATTGGTCCATTTTTCCACAAATGACTTGTCCCAGAGGTTTTCCTTCAAGATCACGTGGATAAACCCCAGGGCCAGGGCCGCATCCGTGCCCGGCCGCAGCTGAAGCCACAATTTGGCCCGGGACGCGATCCAGGTGCACCGGGGATCGATCACCATCAGCTGGGTGCCTCGTTTCATCAGATCCACATACCAGTGTCCGAAAAATCCGTCCGGACAGGTGGCCGGCAGGTTCTGGCCCCAGATGGTCACGGTTTCCGGGATCTTGTATTTTGGATCATCATACCGTTTTTCATGCCACTGGGACGCGTCCACCACGGCAAAATCCCCCTGGGTGATGGACATCATCATCAGCCGGGGGGTATAGCAGGAGATCCCGGAAAGCCCGAACATCCAGTTGGGACTGCCATAGGCATAGGCCAGCATGGAGATCCATCCCCCGATATCCCGGCCCGTGCCCTGGTGGAAGATCACGGATTCAGGCCCGTGATCTTCCCGGATTTTTTTCATTTTTTCTTCAATGAGATCAAAAGCCTCGTCCCAGGAAATGGGCGCGAACTTTCCCTCTCCTTTTTTTCCCACCCGCTTCAGCGGCGTTTTCAAACGGTCCGGATGATACATGTACTGGGTCATGGACAGGCACCGGGAACACAAGCGGCCCTGGTTCCAGGGATGGTCCGGGTCTCCTTCCACCTTGATGACCTTGTTGTCCTTGACATGGACCAGGACCCCGCATCCGCCGTGACATCCCGGTCCCGGCGACCACGTGGTGGTTTTAATAATCTTAACCCCATCTTTCCGGCTCATAACTCCTCCTTGGTTTTTATATGGATGCACCGGCCTGGCGGGAGATCCACCGGCCCATGGCCGCGACCTTTTCTCCCATGGCCGGAATTTCATCTTGTCCAAACATCCCCGCAAGCACCACCCCGGCAAAAACAGTATTCTTGTGATCGAACACCGGGGCTGCCACGGCACGGATCCCGGGCGTCATGGATTCATTGTCCACGGCATACCCGTTTTCCCGGCACCGGACAAATTCCGCTTCCAGCCGGGCCCGGTCCGCCCGGGTGTTTTCCCCGTAAAAATGCAGGGGCTGTGATGTCAGAATCTTTTCTCTGGTTTCATCATCCATGGCCGCCACAATGGCCTTGCCATGGGCCCCGTGGGTGATGTGAAAACACTGGTTCTGGCGAATGGTCAAAGACACCATTGCATTGCCGTCATATTTCCCGACCACGTAAAACCGGTCGTTTGAAACAATGCCCAGCAGCACTGTGCCGGCGGTTTCATCAGCCAGGGCCTGGAGATGGCCCCTGGCTGCCGCATGGATATCCAGGTTGTCAATCGCCCTGGCTCCCAAGGGAATCACGGCAGGCCCCAGTGAATACGTCTTGCTGATTTCATCCCGGACGACAAACC
This genomic interval carries:
- a CDS encoding molybdopterin-dependent oxidoreductase, translated to MSRKDGVKIIKTTTWSPGPGCHGGCGVLVHVKDNKVIKVEGDPDHPWNQGRLCSRCLSMTQYMYHPDRLKTPLKRVGKKGEGKFAPISWDEAFDLIEEKMKKIREDHGPESVIFHQGTGRDIGGWISMLAYAYGSPNWMFGLSGISCYTPRLMMMSITQGDFAVVDASQWHEKRYDDPKYKIPETVTIWGQNLPATCPDGFFGHWYVDLMKRGTQLMVIDPRCTWIASRAKLWLQLRPGTDAALALGFIHVILKENLWDKSFVEKWTNAPFLVMEKDAGPLLLRESHIRAGGSDENFVVHDAASGDFVVWDSNDQSYKKPDTAPSLTGAFSVTLADGSAAAVKTVWTRYQENAAAYTPEKVSEITWVPADKIVQGARMYAKSAPSALHWGLPIDTIPSTIPTSQAINHLWCMTGNLDVPGGNAIARYACDVVTYPYHSGGAILSLPEEVAKKRIGMNDYGPIKDFRAWAQPDKVLEQIFSGDPYAIKGMWIQTANPIACTGMEPGKWRDAIKKLDFTVCVDLFMTPTAMLCDVILPAASFLEKDSLKAWWVPLQAIKKTVDVGECKSDIEINLELSKRFMKDFPYESVHDLFDSLLASSGMTYKDLQEKTWIMPPDGHPSKPYSRHEKGLLRPDGKPGFRTPSGKVELYSSWLEKWELAPMPYHEEPPYSPVSTPDLFKKYPLILCTGRRMGPFFHSEHRQIPWLREQQKEPVLEIHPDTAEKLGIHNGEKVCVENWLGKITVTAMTTPIIHPDVVMAEHGWWFPEKQGAEPSLFGVWDVNVNQLIPMSNEGKGGLGAPIKSMLCRVYKAKG
- a CDS encoding IclR family transcriptional regulator produces the protein MDQKKRITPARPLSPAVSQAAQLLLYLGSQPGTDMTLTRICEAVGIHKSKGYSILNSLSEYGFVVRDEISKTYSLGPAVIPLGARAIDNLDIHAAARGHLQALADETAGTVLLGIVSNDRFYVVGKYDGNAMVSLTIRQNQCFHITHGAHGKAIVAAMDDETREKILTSQPLHFYGENTRADRARLEAEFVRCRENGYAVDNESMTPGIRAVAAPVFDHKNTVFAGVVLAGMFGQDEIPAMGEKVAAMGRWISRQAGASI